In Alistipes ihumii AP11, a genomic segment contains:
- a CDS encoding OmpP1/FadL family transporter, with protein sequence MQNSKQIIIRAALAVWLALPVAAQAQSSSLNAFSPYTFYGLGDFSTQGPAYMRSMGGVGVGYRNSMKINYINPASYSLLGRKTFLFNVGIEGNNTYSKTAEAKTSHNSFNVRDIALAMPLGRGVGLGVSVTPLSSVGYRVQMEDTDPLLLANDKYVVYNYVGDGTVTQAKLGLGVQVTKHLALGADMVYYHGRTTRSFSTTVTSLMTSTQYSNAVGRSSETISRIGMNFGLQYDILRNDKRILTFGATYRPKLNLKPENERIVYTSGIESDTVSYSDGKQSFNLPGMLRAGLFYQTHKLGVGFDYSMEQWNGINPPDSQDDVVFKNNQYYRVGVEYTPNAIDIRRFLNRWTYRFGVYYNDYYMRINGHKINDVGLSVGVGIPIKMQGFSSVNLGLTWGCRGTTATGMIGTRQFRMVRENYIKVSIGLSLFGEDDWFKRFKYQ encoded by the coding sequence ATGCAAAATAGCAAGCAGATCATCATCCGAGCGGCTCTCGCGGTATGGCTGGCGCTGCCGGTCGCCGCGCAGGCGCAAAGCAGCAGCCTGAATGCCTTCTCGCCCTATACTTTCTACGGACTGGGCGATTTCTCGACACAGGGACCCGCCTACATGCGGTCGATGGGAGGCGTCGGCGTAGGGTACCGCAACTCGATGAAGATCAATTATATCAACCCAGCGTCGTACAGTCTGCTCGGACGGAAGACCTTTCTGTTCAACGTCGGGATCGAAGGCAACAACACCTACTCGAAAACCGCCGAAGCGAAAACCAGCCACAACTCCTTCAACGTCCGGGACATCGCGCTGGCCATGCCGCTGGGCCGGGGCGTCGGGCTCGGCGTCAGCGTCACGCCGCTGAGCAGCGTGGGATACCGGGTGCAGATGGAAGACACCGATCCGCTGTTGCTGGCCAACGACAAGTACGTCGTATACAACTACGTGGGCGACGGTACGGTCACGCAGGCGAAGCTGGGACTGGGCGTTCAGGTGACCAAGCATCTCGCCCTCGGAGCCGACATGGTCTACTATCACGGCCGGACGACCCGCAGTTTCTCGACGACGGTCACCTCGCTGATGACCTCCACGCAGTACAGCAATGCGGTAGGCCGGTCAAGCGAGACGATCTCGCGCATAGGTATGAACTTCGGCCTCCAGTACGACATCCTCCGCAACGACAAGCGGATTCTCACCTTCGGCGCGACATACCGTCCCAAACTGAACCTGAAGCCCGAAAACGAGCGTATCGTATACACTTCGGGCATCGAGTCCGATACGGTCAGCTATTCCGACGGAAAGCAGTCGTTCAACCTGCCGGGCATGTTGCGCGCGGGACTGTTCTATCAGACGCATAAGCTGGGCGTCGGCTTCGACTACTCGATGGAGCAGTGGAACGGCATCAATCCGCCCGACTCGCAGGACGACGTCGTCTTCAAGAACAACCAGTATTATCGCGTAGGAGTCGAGTATACCCCGAACGCGATCGATATCCGTCGATTCCTCAACCGGTGGACCTACCGCTTCGGAGTCTATTACAACGACTACTACATGCGGATCAACGGCCATAAGATCAACGACGTGGGATTGTCCGTGGGCGTCGGCATCCCGATCAAGATGCAGGGCTTCAGCTCGGTCAATCTCGGTCTGACATGGGGATGCCGGGGGACGACGGCTACCGGCATGATCGGCACCCGACAGTTCCGCATGGTCCGCGAGAATTATATCAAAGTATCCATCGGACTGAGCCTGTTCGGCGAAGACGACTGGTTCAAGCGCTTCAAATATCAGTAG
- a CDS encoding type III pantothenate kinase produces the protein MNLAIDIGNSLAKLAVIENGQVVDFLKTDRPDAAFVAGVLDANPAINAAIAISCRTADSEVESLLRRRLRRFLRFDRSVPVPIENRYATPETLGPDRLAAAVGAWTLYPGRNILIVDFGTAITIDFVTERGEYLGGNISPGADTRFRALNRFTDTLPLCSFPQQEKPTLLGDSTRSAIESGVVNGIVYEIEGYIRDLEQRYEDLRIVFTGGESDFFAKRLKNTIFATYDLVAYGLNRILEYNAK, from the coding sequence ATGAATCTTGCTATCGACATAGGCAACTCGCTCGCCAAGCTGGCCGTCATCGAAAACGGGCAGGTAGTCGACTTTCTGAAGACCGACCGGCCCGACGCGGCTTTCGTCGCCGGCGTGCTCGACGCGAATCCCGCCATCAACGCCGCGATCGCCATCTCCTGCCGGACGGCCGACAGCGAGGTGGAGAGCCTGCTGAGAAGACGGTTGCGCCGCTTCCTGCGCTTCGACCGGAGCGTACCGGTCCCGATCGAGAACCGTTACGCGACTCCCGAGACGCTCGGACCGGACCGGCTCGCGGCCGCCGTGGGCGCATGGACCCTCTATCCCGGACGGAATATCCTGATCGTCGACTTCGGAACGGCCATCACGATCGACTTCGTAACCGAACGCGGCGAATATCTCGGAGGCAACATCTCTCCCGGCGCCGATACCCGCTTCCGGGCGCTGAACCGCTTCACCGACACCCTGCCGCTCTGCTCGTTCCCGCAGCAGGAGAAGCCGACGCTGCTGGGAGACTCGACGCGGTCGGCCATCGAATCCGGCGTCGTGAACGGCATCGTATACGAGATCGAGGGCTATATCCGCGATCTGGAGCAGCGCTACGAAGACCTGAGAATCGTTTTTACCGGCGGAGAGAGCGATTTTTTTGCCAAAAGACTAAAAAATACGATATTTGCAACTTACGACCTGGTGGCTTACGGCCTGAACCGAATTCTTGAATATAATGCAAAATAG
- the lptC gene encoding LPS export ABC transporter periplasmic protein LptC, with protein sequence MQEPTRHTLRRAAALLLGGCAALLVSCDSKTSVANDDGVRNMMTQQSEDLTVILSRNGNLTYRFTTPLLERYEYALEPYTEFRKGIHIETYNDSTHQVESSLTANYAILLEKQQLWEAKGNVRGHNAGGNQLETEQLFWNQKSKLVYSNVDSKITQNTDVVYGDGFESDERFEEFVVRNPKGKVTVETAPNRSDTTEKAPEAAPKPDVPADVPVIREGEGVANPATIRNQRKRRDEPRMLGKPVKLERFDRPGRPEADAAGSRRP encoded by the coding sequence GTGCAAGAACCGACGCGACATACGCTCCGCCGTGCAGCGGCGCTTCTGCTGGGCGGATGCGCCGCGCTGCTCGTCTCTTGCGACAGCAAAACCTCCGTCGCGAACGACGACGGCGTACGGAACATGATGACTCAGCAGAGCGAGGACCTGACGGTCATCCTGTCGAGGAACGGGAATCTCACCTATCGGTTCACGACTCCGCTGCTGGAGCGTTACGAATATGCGCTGGAGCCTTATACCGAGTTTCGCAAGGGAATCCACATCGAAACCTACAACGACTCGACCCATCAGGTCGAATCGTCGCTGACGGCCAACTATGCCATATTGCTCGAAAAGCAGCAGCTGTGGGAGGCCAAGGGCAACGTCCGGGGCCACAATGCCGGGGGCAACCAGCTCGAGACCGAACAGCTGTTCTGGAACCAGAAATCCAAACTCGTCTACTCGAACGTCGATTCGAAAATCACCCAGAACACGGACGTCGTCTATGGGGACGGATTCGAGTCGGACGAGCGTTTCGAGGAGTTCGTCGTACGCAACCCGAAAGGAAAGGTAACGGTCGAGACGGCGCCGAACCGCTCCGACACGACGGAGAAAGCCCCCGAAGCCGCTCCGAAACCGGACGTGCCGGCGGACGTGCCGGTGATCCGCGAGGGAGAAGGCGTGGCCAATCCGGCCACGATCCGCAACCAGCGCAAACGACGGGACGAACCCCGTATGCTCGGCAAGCCGGTCAAACTCGAACGGTTCGACCGTCCGGGCCGCCCGGAAGCCGACGCAGCCGGAAGCCGCCGTCCTTAA
- a CDS encoding acetyl-CoA carboxylase biotin carboxyl carrier protein subunit: MEVQIADRTAEVELIEKNGNGIRLSVDGKAYDLDMVMTDRGICSVLCDGRSYDMEVERREGGKNFTVNSRFASYEVSIVDAQARYLRNRRRDDTRQDNDLCAPMPGKVVRIDVAEGDRLQAGDTVVVFEAMKMQSTLKVTGDCIVREIAVHEGDTVAGEQLLVRLDVIVEETENQ, encoded by the coding sequence ATGGAAGTACAGATAGCAGACCGCACGGCCGAAGTCGAGCTGATCGAAAAGAACGGCAACGGCATCCGGCTCTCCGTCGACGGCAAAGCGTACGATCTGGACATGGTGATGACCGACCGGGGCATCTGCTCGGTGCTCTGCGACGGACGGTCGTACGATATGGAAGTCGAGCGTCGCGAGGGCGGCAAGAATTTCACGGTCAACAGTCGCTTCGCCTCCTACGAGGTCAGCATCGTCGACGCGCAGGCCAGGTACCTGCGCAACCGCCGGCGCGACGACACCCGGCAGGACAACGACCTGTGCGCCCCCATGCCGGGCAAGGTGGTGCGCATCGACGTGGCCGAGGGCGACCGGCTTCAGGCCGGCGACACGGTCGTCGTCTTCGAGGCGATGAAAATGCAGAGCACGCTGAAAGTGACGGGCGATTGCATCGTCCGCGAGATCGCCGTCCACGAGGGCGACACGGTGGCCGGCGAGCAGCTGCTCGTGCGTCTCGACGTGATCGTCGAAGAAACGGAAAACCAATAA
- the accC gene encoding acetyl-CoA carboxylase biotin carboxylase subunit: MIKKIVIANRGEIAVRVIRSCREMGISPVALFSEADRLSRHVMLADEAYCIGGAASKESYLNIDRIIRVALACGADAVHPGYGFLSENADFARRCAEAGLVFIGPRPETIDAMGDKISARRKMIEAGVPVVPGTQENLSGADEAVEACRRIGFPVMLKASQGGGGKGMRLARSEDEVREAFVAARSEAVASFGDGTIYIERFVEEPHHIEFQILGDTHGNVIHLCDRECSVQRRHQKIVEESPSPFLTPELRERMGADAVAAARAVGYVGAGTIEFLVDKHRNYYFLEMNTRLQVEHPITEEVTGVDLVREQIRIAAGEPLSLAQPDIVQRGHAIECRVCAEDAAAGFMPSPGPVRQLSEPGGPGVRIDGYVYEGYDIPIHYDPMISKLIVHADTRERAIARMRRALDEYRITGVKTNIGYLSSILGVPDFERGSYDTSFLEKNAVLLGSAAPQQDERTEDLAMIVAYMNYIVDTESGAGATAATAGDQTSRWREFGKRKGVMGM; the protein is encoded by the coding sequence ATGATAAAAAAAATCGTGATTGCCAACCGGGGAGAAATCGCGGTGCGCGTGATTCGCTCGTGTCGCGAGATGGGTATCAGCCCGGTGGCGCTGTTCTCGGAAGCCGACCGGCTGTCGAGGCATGTGATGCTCGCCGACGAGGCTTATTGCATCGGCGGAGCCGCCTCGAAAGAGAGCTACCTGAACATCGACCGGATCATCCGCGTGGCCCTGGCCTGCGGAGCGGACGCCGTGCATCCCGGCTACGGATTTCTGTCGGAGAACGCCGACTTCGCACGCCGGTGCGCCGAGGCGGGGCTCGTGTTCATCGGCCCCCGGCCCGAAACGATCGACGCGATGGGAGACAAGATCTCGGCCCGCAGGAAAATGATCGAGGCCGGCGTTCCGGTCGTTCCGGGCACGCAGGAGAACCTGTCCGGAGCCGACGAAGCCGTCGAGGCCTGCCGCCGCATCGGCTTTCCGGTCATGCTGAAAGCGTCGCAGGGCGGCGGCGGCAAGGGAATGCGTCTGGCGCGGTCCGAGGACGAGGTCCGCGAGGCTTTCGTGGCGGCACGCTCCGAGGCGGTGGCCTCGTTCGGCGACGGAACGATCTACATCGAACGCTTCGTCGAAGAGCCTCACCATATCGAGTTCCAGATTCTGGGCGATACGCACGGAAACGTGATCCACCTGTGCGACCGGGAGTGCTCGGTACAGCGCAGACATCAGAAAATCGTCGAGGAGAGCCCGTCCCCGTTTCTGACGCCGGAACTGCGCGAGAGGATGGGCGCCGACGCCGTGGCCGCGGCCCGGGCCGTCGGATACGTCGGAGCAGGCACGATCGAGTTTCTGGTGGACAAGCACCGCAACTACTATTTTCTGGAGATGAATACCCGTTTGCAGGTCGAGCATCCGATCACCGAGGAGGTGACGGGCGTCGATCTGGTCCGCGAGCAGATACGCATCGCAGCGGGCGAGCCGCTGTCGCTCGCGCAGCCCGACATCGTGCAGCGGGGCCATGCGATCGAATGCCGGGTCTGCGCCGAGGATGCGGCCGCCGGGTTCATGCCGTCGCCGGGTCCGGTAAGACAACTATCGGAACCCGGAGGTCCGGGCGTACGCATCGACGGATACGTCTACGAAGGATACGATATCCCTATCCACTACGACCCGATGATCTCCAAACTGATCGTGCACGCCGACACCCGTGAGCGAGCGATCGCGCGGATGCGCCGCGCTTTGGACGAGTACCGGATCACCGGTGTCAAAACGAACATCGGCTACCTGAGCTCCATTCTCGGCGTGCCCGACTTCGAGCGCGGGTCGTACGACACGTCGTTTCTGGAAAAGAACGCCGTCCTGCTCGGCTCCGCCGCTCCGCAACAGGACGAACGAACCGAGGATCTGGCCATGATCGTGGCGTATATGAACTATATCGTCGATACCGAGAGCGGCGCCGGCGCGACGGCCGCGACGGCCGGCGACCAGACGAGCCGGTGGCGCGAATTCGGCAAGCGCAAGGGCGTCATGGGCATGTAA
- a CDS encoding hemolysin family protein gives MLSVAITVVVSLILSAFFSGMEIAFLSSNKLKLEIERKRSRLFGYIAGLFAKYPGQYITTILVGNNVALVVYSLQMSVLIQAGLHAAGISPGDGGSYLIETLVSTAIILFAAEFVPKAVVRLNPNFYYRSFALPVYFFYLLFYPVAKLTTLVSVGILKMAGLPLRRDQSISTFDREDLAHLLDEAAEDSEQTQNEKDIRLFQNALDFSDLLVRDCMVPRVDIEAVEQGCSVEEATRQFIDTQFSRLPVYRDNIDNIVGYINTKSLFRYPRSIGEILNKIDYVPESMPAQKLLTLFIRSRHSIAVVIDEFGGTAGMVTIEDILEEIFGEIEDEHDSQDLVEKKMSDNEYLFSGRLEIEYVNEKYRLDFPESENYDTLAGYVIDKYQGIPSAGETILSDNKRIKILRTNASRIELMRVTIV, from the coding sequence ATGCTTTCGGTCGCCATAACAGTCGTCGTCTCGCTGATATTGTCCGCTTTTTTCTCGGGCATGGAGATCGCCTTTCTGTCGTCGAACAAGCTGAAACTGGAGATCGAGCGCAAACGGAGCCGACTGTTCGGTTACATCGCGGGGCTGTTCGCAAAATATCCCGGACAGTATATCACGACGATTCTGGTAGGCAACAACGTCGCGCTGGTCGTCTACTCGCTCCAAATGAGCGTGCTGATCCAGGCCGGACTGCACGCCGCCGGCATCTCGCCCGGCGACGGAGGATCGTACCTGATCGAGACGCTCGTATCGACGGCCATCATCCTTTTCGCGGCGGAGTTCGTGCCGAAAGCCGTCGTCCGGCTCAACCCGAACTTCTACTACCGGAGCTTCGCGCTGCCGGTCTATTTCTTCTATCTGCTTTTCTACCCGGTCGCCAAACTGACGACGCTCGTGTCGGTCGGCATCCTCAAAATGGCCGGGCTGCCGCTGCGGCGCGACCAGTCGATCAGCACGTTCGACCGCGAGGATCTGGCGCATCTGCTCGACGAGGCCGCCGAGGACAGCGAGCAGACGCAGAACGAGAAGGATATCCGGCTGTTCCAGAACGCGCTCGACTTTTCGGACCTGCTCGTGCGCGACTGCATGGTTCCTCGCGTCGACATCGAGGCCGTCGAACAGGGTTGCTCGGTCGAAGAAGCCACGCGACAGTTCATCGACACGCAGTTCTCCCGCCTGCCGGTCTACCGCGACAACATCGACAACATCGTCGGATACATCAACACCAAGAGCCTGTTCCGCTATCCGCGCTCGATCGGAGAGATTCTCAACAAGATCGACTACGTGCCCGAGAGCATGCCGGCTCAGAAGCTGCTGACGCTGTTCATCCGCAGCCGCCACTCGATCGCCGTCGTGATCGACGAGTTCGGGGGCACGGCAGGCATGGTCACCATCGAGGACATCCTCGAGGAGATATTCGGCGAGATCGAGGACGAGCACGATTCTCAGGACCTGGTCGAAAAGAAGATGAGCGACAACGAGTATCTGTTCTCGGGACGCCTCGAGATCGAGTACGTCAACGAGAAGTACCGGCTCGACTTCCCCGAAAGCGAAAACTACGACACGCTGGCCGGATACGTGATCGACAAGTATCAGGGCATTCCCTCGGCCGGCGAAACGATTCTCTCGGACAACAAACGGATCAAGATTCTGCGAACGAACGCCTCGCGTATCGAGCTGATGCGGGTAACGATCGTCTGA
- a CDS encoding nucleotidyltransferase domain-containing protein gives MKNDSYEAIADRNRRRAWQVVDELNLVKIWEAAGARVNPVGSLATGLLAKHLDIDFHIYSEPPLLPSGFAAMARVAENASVRRIECVNLLHTDEKCVEWHAWYEDRDSELWQIDMIHIEAGSAYDGYFERFARRLQRALTPEMRQAVLRLKFETPDHEKISGVEIYRAVVQGGVRTRAELERWRAEHPLTGISEWMP, from the coding sequence ATGAAAAACGATTCCTATGAGGCAATCGCCGACCGCAACCGCCGGAGGGCGTGGCAAGTCGTCGACGAACTGAATCTCGTGAAAATCTGGGAAGCCGCCGGCGCCCGGGTGAATCCGGTCGGGTCGCTTGCGACCGGACTGCTCGCCAAGCACCTCGACATCGACTTTCACATCTATTCCGAGCCGCCCTTGCTCCCGAGCGGCTTTGCCGCCATGGCCCGCGTCGCGGAAAACGCCTCCGTCCGGCGAATCGAATGCGTCAACCTGCTGCACACGGACGAGAAGTGCGTCGAGTGGCACGCATGGTACGAAGACCGCGACAGCGAGCTCTGGCAGATCGACATGATCCACATCGAAGCGGGTTCGGCCTACGACGGCTATTTCGAGCGCTTCGCCCGACGGCTGCAAAGGGCGCTGACGCCGGAAATGCGGCAGGCCGTCCTGCGGCTCAAGTTCGAAACTCCCGACCACGAGAAAATTTCCGGAGTGGAAATCTACCGCGCGGTCGTGCAGGGCGGGGTCCGGACCCGTGCCGAACTGGAGCGTTGGAGAGCGGAGCATCCGCTGACCGGCATCTCGGAATGGATGCCCTGA
- a CDS encoding acyl-CoA carboxylase subunit beta, with product MENERIYEDFERRNRAAEEGGGADKVKKQHEAGKMTARERIETLLDKGTFVELDKFVVHRCTNYGMERHRIPGDGVVSGYGKIDGRQVFVYAYDFTVLGGSLSATNAQKIVKIQTMALKNGAPVIALNDSGGARIQEGVESLTGYANIFFQNTIASGVIPQISAILGPCAGGACYSPALTDFIFMVDGKSHMFVTGPDVVKAVTHEEVGKEELGGAYTHSSKSGVAHFIGPSEEDVLMSIRELFGFLPSNNMEDAPVVPTSDDIHREDERLDTLIPADPNVPYDVKELIESVVDDHYFFEVMPHFAKNVVIGFARLGGRPVGIVANNPAFLAGVLDIDASDKAARFIRFCDCFNIPLITLEDVPGFLPGCTQEHGGIIRHGAKIVYAYVEATIPKITLILRKAYGGAYIVMSSKQTGSDVNLAYPTAEIAVMGAEGAVNILFRHADEQQRAQAVEEYREHFANPYRAAELGYVDEIILPRQTRFKLIQALDMAHNKIRSNPPKKHGNMPL from the coding sequence ATGGAAAACGAAAGGATATACGAGGATTTCGAGCGGCGTAACCGGGCCGCCGAAGAAGGCGGCGGAGCCGACAAGGTGAAGAAACAGCACGAGGCGGGCAAAATGACCGCCCGCGAGCGGATCGAAACGCTGCTCGACAAGGGAACGTTTGTCGAACTGGACAAGTTCGTCGTGCACCGCTGCACGAACTACGGCATGGAGCGCCACCGCATTCCGGGCGACGGCGTCGTGTCGGGCTACGGCAAGATCGACGGCCGCCAGGTTTTCGTCTACGCCTACGACTTTACGGTGCTGGGCGGCTCGCTCAGCGCCACGAACGCGCAGAAGATCGTCAAGATTCAGACGATGGCCCTCAAGAACGGCGCGCCGGTCATCGCGCTGAACGACTCGGGCGGAGCCCGCATACAGGAAGGCGTGGAGAGCCTGACGGGCTACGCGAACATCTTTTTCCAGAACACGATCGCGTCGGGCGTCATTCCGCAGATCTCGGCCATTCTGGGCCCCTGCGCCGGCGGAGCCTGCTACTCGCCCGCGCTGACCGATTTCATCTTCATGGTCGACGGCAAAAGCCACATGTTCGTGACCGGCCCCGATGTCGTGAAGGCCGTTACGCACGAGGAAGTCGGCAAGGAGGAGCTCGGAGGGGCCTACACGCACAGCAGCAAAAGCGGCGTGGCCCATTTCATCGGTCCGAGCGAGGAGGACGTGCTGATGAGCATCCGCGAGCTGTTCGGTTTCCTTCCGTCGAACAACATGGAGGACGCCCCGGTCGTCCCGACCTCGGACGACATCCACCGCGAGGACGAGCGGCTCGATACGCTGATCCCGGCCGATCCGAACGTACCCTACGACGTGAAAGAGCTGATCGAGTCGGTCGTCGACGACCACTATTTCTTCGAAGTGATGCCCCATTTCGCTAAGAACGTCGTGATCGGATTCGCTCGGCTGGGCGGCCGCCCGGTCGGCATCGTCGCGAACAATCCGGCTTTTCTGGCCGGCGTGCTCGACATCGACGCCTCGGACAAGGCGGCGCGTTTCATCCGCTTCTGCGACTGCTTCAACATACCGCTCATTACGCTCGAGGATGTACCCGGCTTCCTGCCGGGATGCACGCAGGAGCACGGCGGCATCATCCGCCACGGCGCGAAAATCGTCTATGCCTATGTCGAGGCGACGATCCCGAAAATCACGCTGATCCTGCGCAAGGCCTACGGCGGAGCCTATATCGTGATGTCGAGCAAGCAGACCGGATCGGACGTCAATCTGGCCTACCCGACGGCCGAAATCGCCGTAATGGGAGCCGAGGGGGCCGTCAACATTCTGTTCCGTCACGCCGACGAGCAGCAGCGCGCGCAAGCCGTCGAGGAGTACCGCGAACACTTCGCGAATCCGTACCGGGCGGCCGAGCTGGGCTATGTCGACGAGATCATCCTGCCGCGTCAGACCCGTTTCAAGCTGATTCAGGCCCTCGATATGGCGCACAACAAGATCCGGAGCAATCCGCCCAAGAAGCACGGCAACATGCCGCTGTAA
- a CDS encoding SurA N-terminal domain-containing protein: protein MATLNTLRTRGGIVVSIVIGIALLAFLLGDFGNQGASAFQERKMRVGEINGEKIGYTQFTDKVDYLTAIVETSSGRNSLSAEEQDQIRDQAWDFLVSQYALEPGFEAAGFRVGEAEQIDMVDGTYISPVVRSTFINPNTGAYDGTMLRQFVSNLSRDASGRAAMMWEYLKDQMTKQRLVLKYMALVAKGMYVTDLEVDQAVAGSNVASGISYIVENYDRIADSTVSVTKEDIRKYYDAHKNAFRQSASRDVEYVMFDVLPSEEDYAAAEKEVNEMAEEFSQSTTPMQYATLNSQAQTDKEYVGENQLSGPLAKYAFGPDNQKMYGPVKEGDTYTLARVVDTKMLPDSVGARHILLPAGQAELADSIVKALQGGASFAELAEVYSNDPGSKSKGGDLGVFAPSQMVPEFGDAVLANEKGKVFTVDSRFGTHIAEVTYLSKPTKKVQLATITYRIEPSQTTQQAVYANASKFIAEAHGSYENFDKAVASNSLSKRVARIRNTDRNLNGIDNSREIVRWAFNGEKGDVSAIMDIDGNYIVAAITGVTADGIAPVESVSKQIADILRLRKKGEMLSEELSGKGSLAETASKLETEVKEASGIEFNSFYIEGVGVEPKLIGAVTGVEESAQSKPVAGNAGVYLFDVTSRSAIETVTPESERVRLEANAQAYIIERANQALVDAIEITDNRVKFF from the coding sequence ATGGCAACACTTAACACATTGAGAACTCGCGGCGGCATCGTCGTTTCGATCGTCATCGGAATCGCCCTGCTGGCCTTCCTGCTCGGCGATTTCGGCAATCAGGGCGCCAGCGCGTTCCAAGAGCGCAAGATGCGCGTCGGAGAAATCAACGGGGAAAAAATCGGATATACCCAGTTCACCGACAAGGTCGACTACCTGACCGCGATCGTCGAGACCTCCTCGGGACGCAACAGCCTCTCGGCCGAGGAACAGGATCAGATCAGGGATCAGGCATGGGACTTTCTGGTCAGCCAGTATGCGCTCGAGCCCGGTTTCGAGGCGGCAGGCTTCCGTGTCGGCGAAGCCGAGCAGATCGACATGGTCGACGGCACGTATATCTCGCCGGTTGTCCGCAGCACGTTCATCAATCCCAACACGGGAGCCTATGACGGCACCATGCTGCGCCAGTTCGTGTCGAACCTCTCGCGGGACGCATCCGGCCGCGCGGCCATGATGTGGGAATACCTCAAGGATCAGATGACCAAGCAGCGCCTGGTACTGAAGTACATGGCGCTGGTAGCGAAAGGCATGTACGTGACCGACCTCGAAGTGGATCAGGCCGTAGCCGGCTCCAACGTGGCGAGCGGCATTTCGTACATAGTCGAGAACTACGACCGGATCGCCGATTCGACGGTCAGCGTCACGAAGGAAGATATCCGCAAATATTACGATGCGCATAAAAACGCTTTCCGCCAGAGCGCCTCGCGCGACGTCGAGTACGTCATGTTCGACGTGCTTCCTTCCGAGGAGGACTATGCCGCTGCGGAAAAGGAAGTGAACGAAATGGCGGAGGAATTCTCCCAGAGCACGACGCCGATGCAGTACGCTACGCTGAACTCGCAGGCTCAGACCGATAAGGAGTATGTCGGCGAAAATCAGCTTTCCGGCCCGCTGGCGAAGTACGCCTTCGGTCCCGACAACCAGAAAATGTACGGTCCCGTAAAAGAGGGCGACACCTATACGCTAGCCCGTGTCGTCGATACCAAAATGCTGCCCGACTCGGTCGGAGCCCGTCACATCCTGCTTCCTGCCGGACAGGCGGAGCTGGCCGACAGCATCGTGAAAGCACTGCAGGGCGGCGCCTCGTTCGCCGAGCTGGCGGAGGTCTACTCGAACGATCCCGGCTCGAAAAGCAAGGGCGGCGATCTGGGCGTCTTCGCCCCCTCGCAGATGGTTCCCGAATTCGGCGATGCGGTTCTCGCCAACGAAAAGGGGAAGGTCTTCACGGTCGATTCGCGTTTCGGAACGCACATCGCCGAGGTGACCTATCTGAGCAAACCGACCAAAAAAGTCCAGCTCGCAACGATCACCTACCGGATCGAGCCGAGCCAGACGACCCAGCAGGCAGTCTACGCGAACGCCAGCAAGTTTATCGCCGAGGCTCACGGTTCGTACGAGAACTTCGACAAGGCGGTCGCCTCGAACTCGCTGTCGAAACGCGTGGCCCGCATCCGCAATACCGACCGCAACCTCAACGGCATCGACAACTCGCGTGAAATCGTCCGCTGGGCTTTCAACGGAGAGAAAGGCGACGTTTCCGCGATCATGGATATCGACGGCAACTACATCGTCGCAGCAATCACCGGAGTGACGGCGGACGGCATCGCGCCGGTCGAATCCGTTTCGAAACAGATCGCCGATATCCTTCGCCTGAGGAAAAAGGGAGAAATGCTGTCGGAAGAACTGAGCGGGAAAGGCTCGCTCGCCGAAACCGCATCGAAACTGGAGACCGAGGTGAAGGAAGCCTCCGGCATCGAGTTCAACTCGTTCTATATCGAAGGAGTAGGGGTCGAGCCCAAGCTGATCGGAGCCGTGACGGGTGTCGAAGAGAGCGCCCAGTCGAAACCGGTCGCCGGTAATGCGGGCGTCTACCTGTTCGACGTCACTTCGCGCAGCGCCATAGAGACCGTCACGCCCGAAAGCGAGCGCGTACGCCTCGAAGCCAATGCGCAGGCATACATCATCGAGCGGGCCAATCAGGCGCTCGTAGATGCGATCGAGATCACCGACAACCGGGTGAAGTTCTTCTAA